In a single window of the Xylanimonas protaetiae genome:
- a CDS encoding phosphoenolpyruvate carboxykinase (GTP): MSTTIDHHASTTARAVVVPTDGTVEAWVAEVAALTQPDDVVWCDGSEVEKQRLLDEMVDAGTLVRLAKRERSYLARSHPSDVARVESRTFICSERQEDAGPTNNWRDPRLMGRELHAVFAGSMRGRTLYVVPFSMGPLGGPISQVGVEITDSPYVVASMHVMTRVSRDVLALIDAGHEWVPAVHSVGAPLGPTDTDVAWPCNDTKYIAHFPESREVWSYGSGYGGNALLGKKCFALRIASVMGRDEGWLAEHMLLVRVTAPTGRRYHLAAAFPSACGKTNLAMLQPTLPGWSVETLGDDIVWMRPDDDGALRAINPEAGFFGVAPGTGVDTNPTAIATLEHDVIFTNVALTDDGDVWWEGLTPEAPEHLVDWTGADWTPGSGRPAAHPNSRFTVAAAQCPSIAPDWDDPAGVPVDAIVFGGRRATNVPLVTQAFGWDHGVFLGATISSERTAAAEGTVGELRRDPFAMMPFCGYAMPDHWAHWLTMGDRLNPARLPAVFQVNWFRKGAGGRWLWPGFGENSRVVAWIAEQVDAAHHVRPDAGAVDSPLGRVPAPGALDVDGLGLPAADLAELFHVDRAAWRHEADLTEAFFAELGHVPDRVRAQLDALRARLTP; encoded by the coding sequence ATGTCGACCACGATCGACCACCACGCCAGCACCACCGCCCGCGCCGTCGTCGTCCCCACCGACGGCACCGTCGAGGCGTGGGTCGCGGAGGTCGCCGCCCTCACCCAGCCGGACGACGTCGTCTGGTGCGACGGGTCGGAGGTCGAGAAGCAGCGGCTGCTGGACGAGATGGTCGACGCGGGCACCCTCGTCAGGCTCGCGAAGCGCGAACGCTCGTACCTCGCCCGCTCGCACCCCTCCGACGTCGCGCGCGTCGAGTCGCGCACGTTCATCTGCTCGGAGCGCCAGGAGGACGCCGGCCCCACCAACAACTGGCGCGACCCGCGCCTCATGGGCCGCGAGCTGCACGCCGTCTTCGCGGGCTCGATGCGCGGCCGCACCCTGTACGTGGTGCCGTTCTCGATGGGTCCGCTGGGCGGCCCGATCTCGCAGGTCGGCGTCGAGATCACCGACTCGCCCTACGTCGTCGCGTCCATGCACGTCATGACGCGCGTCTCGCGCGACGTGCTGGCCCTCATCGACGCCGGGCACGAGTGGGTGCCCGCCGTGCACAGCGTGGGCGCTCCCCTCGGACCCACGGACACCGACGTCGCGTGGCCGTGCAACGACACCAAGTACATCGCCCACTTCCCCGAGTCCCGCGAGGTCTGGTCGTACGGCTCCGGCTACGGCGGCAACGCGCTGCTGGGCAAGAAGTGCTTCGCGCTGCGCATCGCCTCCGTGATGGGCCGCGACGAGGGCTGGCTCGCGGAGCACATGCTGCTCGTCCGCGTCACCGCCCCCACGGGCCGCCGCTACCACCTCGCGGCCGCGTTCCCCAGCGCGTGCGGCAAGACGAACCTCGCGATGCTCCAGCCCACGCTCCCCGGCTGGTCGGTGGAGACGCTCGGCGACGACATCGTGTGGATGCGTCCCGACGACGACGGCGCGCTGCGCGCCATCAACCCTGAGGCGGGCTTCTTCGGCGTCGCGCCCGGCACCGGCGTGGACACGAACCCCACCGCGATCGCCACGCTCGAGCACGACGTCATCTTCACCAACGTGGCCCTCACCGACGACGGCGACGTCTGGTGGGAGGGGCTGACGCCGGAGGCTCCCGAGCACCTGGTCGACTGGACGGGCGCCGACTGGACCCCGGGCTCGGGACGCCCGGCGGCCCACCCCAACTCGCGCTTCACGGTCGCCGCCGCACAGTGCCCGTCGATCGCGCCCGACTGGGACGACCCGGCCGGCGTGCCCGTCGACGCGATCGTCTTCGGCGGTCGGCGGGCCACGAACGTGCCGCTCGTGACGCAGGCGTTCGGCTGGGACCACGGCGTGTTCCTCGGCGCGACCATCAGCTCCGAGCGCACCGCCGCGGCCGAGGGGACCGTCGGCGAGCTGCGCCGCGACCCGTTCGCGATGATGCCGTTCTGCGGCTACGCCATGCCCGACCACTGGGCCCACTGGCTGACCATGGGCGACCGGCTGAACCCCGCCCGCCTGCCCGCGGTCTTCCAGGTCAACTGGTTCCGCAAGGGCGCCGGCGGCCGCTGGCTGTGGCCGGGCTTCGGCGAGAACTCGCGCGTGGTCGCGTGGATCGCCGAGCAGGTCGACGCCGCCCACCACGTCCGGCCCGACGCCGGCGCCGTCGACTCGCCCCTCGGGCGGGTGCCGGCCCCCGGCGCCCTCGACGTCGACGGC